The nucleotide window TCAATGTTGATAACCGTATTATTGGAAACATCGGCAAGGCGCGCTAATTTTTCTTGGGAAATTCCCATTTTTTCCCTTAACCTCTTTACGGTCCTTGCTAGGTTGTTTTTGCTTGACTGTGCCATAATTTATTAGTAATATTAAATTGTGGTATATATACTTATGAAAACATTCCTTCACTACAATCTAATATTAACAAAATATTTGAGATCCGTAAAGAAAAAAGGGAGATTAAACCCAAAAATGCGCGCATGGGATGGTGGGGCAAGCATTTTTA belongs to Bacteroidales bacterium and includes:
- a CDS encoding helix-turn-helix transcriptional regulator — its product is MAQSSKNNLARTVKRLREKMGISQEKLARLADVSNNTVINIEAGKQNNPTIETLKKIAKALNAPIEDLIK